A stretch of the Lolium perenne isolate Kyuss_39 chromosome 3, Kyuss_2.0, whole genome shotgun sequence genome encodes the following:
- the LOC139838689 gene encoding uncharacterized protein: protein MASSASGYVSIPRCPVIFDGTNYGEFAAFMRIHMRGLRLWGVLTGEVSCPPHPTAHVPPTPPSVPQVLAEDATQADRDAAKSAEAAADEAYEEQVLAYSEALGSYRDSLATFTQWCDEDARAAAVLSQSVQPQFASEFMGLATVAEMWSHLRQRYQPSGDSLYLSVLRQEHDLQQGDSTVDEFYTQSAAIWRQLDSLRSAVCGTCQCCRTVRSDMDFQRIHEFLSRLRPEFEPRRAQLFARGRVPISEVLTELRAEETRLRGAGLLGTPSVLAARGPPAPAPPLLPTPVPAASGGARSSRGGGRSRPPRFCTHCRRPGHLESDCYQKQRGVPPRAPPSAPVTTGFTEQDIVRLQRLLASSGSASTGTAASAAVS, encoded by the coding sequence atggCGTCCTCCGCCTCTGGCTATGTCAGTATTCCTCGGTGCCCAGTGATATTTGATGGTACCAACTACGGGGAATTTGCTGCCTTTATGCGGATTCACATGCGTGGTCTTCGGTTGTGGGGTGTTCTTACCGGTGAGGTCTCTTGTCCGCCGCACCCCACTGCTCATGTGCCCCCTACTCCACCGTCCGTGCCACAGGTCCTTGCTGAGGATGCTACTCAGGCTGATCGGGATGCAGCCAAGTCTGCCGAGGCTGCTGCTGATGAAGCATATGAGGAGCAGGTACTTGCTTATTCAGAGGCTCTTGGCTCTTACCGTGACAGTTTGGCTACCTTTACTCAGTGGTGTGATGAGGATGCCAGGGCTGCTGCTGTTCTTTCTCAGAGTGTTCAGCCACAGTTTGCTTCTGAGTTTATGGGTCTTGCCACTGTTGCCGAGATGTGGTCTCACCTTCGTCAGCGATATCAGCCTTCTGGGGATTCTCTGTACTTATCTGTGTTGCGTCAGGAGCATGATCTTCAGCAGGGTGACTCCACTGTTGATGAGTTTTACACCCAGAGTGCGGCGATCTGGCGCCAGCTTGACTCCCTTCGCAGTGCTGTCTGTGGTACTTGTCAGTGTTGCCGGACAGTACGTTCAGATATGGACTTCCAGAGGATCCATGAGTTCCTGTCTCGACTTCGCCCAGAGTTTGAGCCTCGTCGTGCTCAGTTGTTTGCTCGAGGCCGTGTTCCTATCTCAGAGGTGCTgactgagcttcgtgctgaggagactcgtctgcGTGGTGCTGGCCTGCTTGGGACACCTTCTGTTCTTGCTGCTCGAGGTCCCCCTGCTCCTGCCCCGCCGCTTCTTCCTACACCAGTGCCTGCTGCTTCTGGAGGAGCCCGCTCTTCTCGCGGTGGGGGTCGCTCTCGCCCTCCTCGGTTCTGCACTCACTGTCGGAGGCCTGGTCACCTTGAGTCTGACTGCTACCAGAAGCAGCGGGGTGTGCCTCCTCGTGCTCCACCCTCAGCGCCTGTCACCACCGGCTTCACTGAGCAGGATATAGTGAGACTTCAGCGTCTCCTTGCCTCCTCCGGTTCTGCTTCGACGGGTACTGCTGCCTCCGCGGCTGTTTCC